A single Alkalibacter saccharofermentans DSM 14828 DNA region contains:
- a CDS encoding CDP-glycerol glycerophosphotransferase family protein: MNSIKSLIAKNRTLANLLLAGIRFIRTMAYEAFIARFKIKPQKVIFCSHLGRNFSCSPKAIYEEMIKDSRFDGYEIVWAFDNPKSYSIGRGEKTKYLSFKYLYHLSTSRYWVFNAKMPSNFRKKKGQTYLQTWHGTPLKRLAADIEVGEASTFYRSKMTREKMVESYLKDSARYDYMISANRFSTKAFMSAFKIKKDVIIETGYPRNDVLFDATKEKINKLKEAYNVPKDKKVVLYAPTWRDNAYDEKGYVFELEVDFDKWHKALGADYVVIYKPHYLIYDTKNKNMPKDFVIDASSCQDINDLYIISDMLVTDYSSVFFDYGVLKRPMLFYMYDLEQYRDNLRGFYLDIYKDLPGPVIEEENQLLQSIIDIDEVLAPYEKQIEGFYEEYCSFDDGKASRRVLDIVFKQRME, translated from the coding sequence TTGAACAGCATAAAAAGTCTTATAGCAAAAAACAGGACACTTGCCAACTTGCTGCTTGCAGGCATCAGATTTATTAGAACGATGGCCTACGAAGCTTTCATTGCAAGATTTAAGATAAAGCCCCAAAAGGTTATCTTCTGCAGCCACTTAGGCAGAAATTTTTCTTGCAGCCCCAAGGCGATTTACGAAGAGATGATAAAAGACAGCCGTTTTGACGGCTACGAAATCGTATGGGCCTTTGACAACCCAAAGAGCTACAGCATTGGGAGGGGAGAAAAGACAAAGTACTTAAGCTTTAAATACCTATACCATTTGTCCACATCGAGATACTGGGTATTCAACGCAAAGATGCCTTCAAATTTCCGCAAAAAAAAGGGGCAGACCTACCTGCAGACTTGGCACGGAACCCCTCTTAAGCGTCTGGCTGCGGATATTGAGGTAGGTGAAGCCTCTACTTTCTACAGGAGCAAAATGACCAGGGAAAAGATGGTTGAAAGCTACCTAAAAGACTCTGCCAGATACGACTATATGATATCTGCAAACAGGTTTTCCACTAAGGCTTTTATGAGTGCTTTCAAGATTAAAAAAGACGTGATCATAGAAACGGGATATCCTAGAAACGATGTTCTCTTTGACGCCACAAAAGAGAAGATAAATAAGCTCAAGGAAGCCTACAATGTGCCTAAAGATAAAAAAGTAGTGCTTTACGCCCCGACTTGGCGGGACAATGCCTATGACGAAAAAGGATACGTATTTGAGCTTGAAGTAGACTTTGACAAGTGGCACAAGGCTTTGGGTGCTGACTACGTGGTAATCTACAAGCCCCATTACCTGATATACGACACCAAGAATAAAAACATGCCCAAGGATTTTGTAATAGACGCAAGCTCATGCCAAGACATAAACGACTTGTATATAATAAGCGACATGTTAGTTACCGACTACTCGAGCGTCTTTTTCGACTACGGCGTGCTAAAACGGCCGATGCTGTTTTACATGTACGATCTAGAGCAGTATAGGGACAATTTAAGAGGGTTTTACTTAGATATTTACAAGGACCTGCCGGGACCTGTCATTGAGGAGGAAAATCAGCTTCTTCAGAGCATCATCGATATCGATGAGGTCCTAGCGCCCTACGAAAAACAGATAGAGGGCTTTTACGAGGAGTACTGCTCCTTTGATGATGGAAAAGCGAGCAGACGTGTACTGGACATCGTATTTAAGCAGAGGATGGAGTAG